The following coding sequences lie in one Arachis ipaensis cultivar K30076 chromosome B03, Araip1.1, whole genome shotgun sequence genomic window:
- the LOC107633174 gene encoding uncharacterized protein LOC107633174, whose protein sequence is MGRVQSNHLRSGKKVEKEAITQEEHNKESSKEEVKEQKQEQETPTQNDKSTKKEAVEAYQRMLPYPQRFKGENKEKQYSKFMEIFKTLYINIPFIETLEQMPLYAKFMKELLTKKRYLKEGQMVVMTKECSAIIQRELPRKRKDPWSFHIPCTIGNVIIERAFYDFSASINLMPLSLMKKLQIHELKATQIALQMADKFIKQALGVVENVLVKVEKFFLPVDFVILDIEEDHNTPIILGRPFLATSRELIDVEKGELMLRVHEEHIVFHVFKSLQDPN, encoded by the coding sequence ATGGGaagagtgcaaagcaatcatttGAGAAGTGGAAAGAAGGTGGAAAAAGAAGCCATTACTCAAGAAGAGCACAACAAAGAAAGCTCAAAAGAAGAAGTGAAGGAGCAAAAGCAAGAGCAAGAAACTCCCACACAGAATGATAAGTCAACCAAGAAGGAGGCAGTGGAAGCATACCAACGAATGttaccatatcctcaaaggttcaagggAGAAAACAAAGAGAAGCAATACTCCAAATTCATGGAGATATTCAAGACACTGTACATCAACATCCCTTTCATAGAaacacttgaacagatgccactatatgctaagttcatgaaggaattgtTGACAAAGAAAAGATATCTGAAAGAAGGACAAATGGTTGTGATGACTAAGGAGTGTAGTGCTATCATCCAGAGAGAATTGCCAAGGAAGAGGAAGGACCCATGGAGCTTTCATATCCCCTGCACCATAGGCAATGTGATAATTGAGAGAGCATTTTATGACTTTAGTGCAAGCATCAATCTGATGCCTCTATCCTTGATGAAGAAGCTTCAAATTCATGAATTGAAAGCCACACAAATAGCTCTCCAAATGGCAGACAAATTCATTaagcaagcacttggagttgtgGAGAATGTACTGGTAAAGGTGGAAAAATTTTTCCTCCCAGTTGACTTTGTCATTCTAGACATAGAGGAAGATCataacactcccatcattctaGGGAGACCTTTCTTAGCTACAAGCAGAGAATTAATAGATGTTGAGAAGGGAGAATTAATGCTGAGAGTGCACGAAGAGCATATAGTGTTTCATGTCTTCAAGAGTTTGCAAGATCCCAATTAA